The Thermotoga caldifontis AZM44c09 genomic interval AATAGCTTATCAGGGCGGCAGTTACGTCACTGAGCGCGAGCGGAGCGGCGATGATGTACAGCAACGTTCTGTAACCAGCCCATTTTTTGTTAACCAGAAGCGCGAGGGCAATCGCCAGCGCGAGCTGAATCGGTATGACGATGGCTGCCAGAATCAACGTGTTCAAAAGGGCATTCTGGAAATCTTTCGATGAAAAAACGTACTTGAAGTTCCCGAGCCATCCCTCAGGACTGCTGAAGGAAAGCTGAAAGGTTCCAACTATGGGGAAACCTATGAACACCACAAGATAGATCAGGGCAGGAAGGATCAAGAGAAAAGGAACAAGGTATTCACGCCTCATTCGAGTAATCACTCCCTGAGGAGATTGAAAGGTGGGCGGTTGAAGCCGCCCACCACATTGTCAAAAGAGACTCGAATCTGGTTGCGGCAGTGGGGCTCCTACTTCTTTGAAGAGACGTCTGATCACTTCACCGAGCTCTCCTATCACCTTCACAGGGTCTTCCCTGTTGAAGACGATCCTGGTGAACGCCTGGCGGTACGTTTCGTTGAACTCTCCACCCTTTGCACCGAGTCCAGGAATGAAGCAAACGATCGAGTCCGGCGCCGAAGATTGCCTCACAACACCTTCTGCAAGGATCTTCAATCCACCTTCAGGTATGCGACCTAAGGCTTCCTGAACGACCGGGAAGAAACCGACATTCTCGAGTACCGCGGTTTGAGCTTCTGGACTCGTCAGAAAGTCCAGAACCTTCAGAGGTTCTGTCATGTCAGCGTTCTTCGGGATCGAAAGACCGACGAGCACTATGATGTAGCCTCTACCCATCGGTCCTCTCGGAACGGGCACCACGACGAAATCGTTTGGCCTCTCGACGATCGCCTGCTTCAACCTCGCGGTGTGATCCCAGGCGATCATGACTTCACCCCTCAGAAGTGGCTGGTCCATGTTGTCCCAGGTGGTGCACGCCGGGTGGACGTATTTGAACAGTTCGCGCAAATAGTTCCACATCTCGACCGCCTTGACGCTGTCAAATTTCACAGCCTGTGCACCCGTGTA includes:
- a CDS encoding ABC transporter substrate-binding protein; its protein translation is MRKLLAGLLLVALVAFSFAKVNFGSTQMTPAAEREFMIRLLGDFSKKSGIQIEFLNFEYTDLLSRVEAEQKAGKIVLNLIADLQSGLYTMGASGFLADLSSVKFEGKTFVPTFERYTYVSNQKVFVPWLQATYAMAINKKAFDYLPKGLTQQDVINGTEKWTYDALLEWAKNLQEKTKQPQLGFPLGPKGLWHRFLHGHIYPSYTGAQAVKFDSVKAVEMWNYLRELFKYVHPACTTWDNMDQPLLRGEVMIAWDHTARLKQAIVERPNDFVVVPVPRGPMGRGYIIVLVGLSIPKNADMTEPLKVLDFLTSPEAQTAVLENVGFFPVVQEALGRIPEGGLKILAEGVVRQSSAPDSIVCFIPGLGAKGGEFNETYRQAFTRIVFNREDPVKVIGELGEVIRRLFKEVGAPLPQPDSSLF